One Tunturibacter gelidoferens genomic region harbors:
- the fahA gene encoding fumarylacetoacetase, whose product MAKQSIAAHKSWLPDANHPTTDFPLTHLPYGAFAVEDQQHLCVAIGAHLLDLHACAASGLLPATLTEACQAPTLNLLMSQGSQSWALLRKTLTTLLHADVKSEHKEKAEAALHSIAGSTFQKPVHIPNYTDFYASIHHATRVGQLFRPDQPLLPNYKHIPIGYHGRASSILVSGEPIVRPIGQTRPSAEEIQPNFIPTSKLDYELELALYIGKPSTQGTPVPISDAADRLFGISLLNDWSARDIQSWEYQPLGPFLAKNFATTVSPWVTPIAALEPFRVPAAGRLATDPKPLSYLHSAADQKSGGLDVALEVFLLTATMKANKLEPFRLSQSNAQDLYWTPAQLITHHTSNGCNLQAGDILATGTISGPAEASAGCLLELTRNGAQPILLPTAETRTFLEDGDEIILRGSCESPGHPRIGLGECRATIHSART is encoded by the coding sequence ATGGCAAAACAAAGCATTGCGGCTCACAAGAGCTGGCTTCCCGACGCCAACCACCCCACCACCGACTTTCCGCTCACTCATCTCCCCTACGGCGCTTTCGCGGTCGAGGACCAGCAACATCTCTGCGTCGCCATTGGAGCCCACCTCCTCGATCTTCACGCCTGTGCCGCATCAGGCCTGCTTCCCGCCACCCTCACGGAAGCCTGCCAGGCTCCCACCCTCAACCTGCTCATGTCTCAGGGCTCTCAATCCTGGGCTCTCCTCCGCAAAACCCTCACCACTCTTCTCCACGCCGACGTAAAATCCGAGCACAAGGAAAAAGCCGAAGCCGCGCTACACTCCATCGCCGGATCAACCTTCCAAAAACCGGTCCACATCCCCAACTACACCGACTTCTACGCCTCCATCCACCACGCCACCCGTGTCGGTCAGCTTTTCCGCCCCGACCAGCCTCTCCTCCCCAACTACAAGCACATTCCTATCGGCTATCACGGGCGGGCCTCTTCCATCCTGGTGAGTGGCGAACCCATCGTCCGACCCATCGGCCAAACCCGCCCGTCCGCCGAAGAAATCCAACCCAATTTCATTCCCACCAGCAAGCTGGACTACGAATTGGAACTGGCGCTTTACATAGGGAAGCCCAGTACTCAGGGCACCCCTGTCCCCATCTCCGATGCAGCCGATCGCCTCTTCGGCATCAGCCTCCTCAACGACTGGTCGGCCCGCGACATCCAGTCCTGGGAGTACCAGCCTCTCGGCCCCTTTCTGGCCAAAAACTTCGCTACCACCGTCTCCCCCTGGGTCACCCCAATCGCCGCACTGGAACCCTTCCGAGTCCCCGCAGCCGGTCGCTTGGCCACCGATCCGAAACCTCTTTCCTATCTCCACTCCGCCGCAGACCAGAAGTCCGGAGGATTGGATGTAGCACTTGAAGTCTTTCTCCTAACCGCAACCATGAAAGCTAATAAACTTGAACCTTTCCGGCTCAGCCAATCCAACGCCCAGGACCTTTACTGGACCCCCGCCCAACTGATCACTCACCACACGAGCAACGGCTGCAACCTCCAGGCAGGCGACATCCTCGCCACCGGAACGATCTCCGGCCCCGCCGAAGCCTCCGCCGGCTGTCTCCTCGAGCTCACCCGCAACGGCGCCCAACCCATCCTTCTCCCGACTGCCGAAACCCGCACCTTCCTCGAAGACGGCGACGAGATCATCCTTCGCGGCTCCTGCGAATCGCCAGGCCATCCCCGCATCGGACTAGGCGAGTGCCGCGCCACCATCCACTCAGCCCGCACCTGA
- a CDS encoding tetratricopeptide repeat protein: MLFFKWAKTRVKGVVVNRRRLAVATGAYVSLVGVLALGSVFAFLPRIQAHSDLSQTQQKIADEAAVRKDYADRVGRTYNFAFGKGNISTPGNAAVEGDNFLEPDAFPTADYCGHCHKEAYHQWRQSLHSNSFRTPFYRTSVNILIRTKGIEFSRHCDSCHNPIAVLGGGLTQNSMVDRKFDQDGLTCTTCHSVQKLQSTLGNGGYVMGVPAVLVDEKGVRIPGLVPDSEILAHLDRHSKAVMQTFYRTPEFCSACHKANLPNPLNDYKFIRAFTAYDEWQNSKFSQRNPLTFYQADFTTCQGCHMKRASNALPEPGAKNGTFASHRWTAGNTAVPFYYGFDEQLEKTVEFLKTGNYLNVDLFAIRKASDDKLIAPLGSTAFTLASGDVVQVMTVIQNKNIGHSLIPEVRDLYEAWVEFVVTDSNGKEIYHSGFIKPDGMLDERAHSFTNRPVNTDGVFVDNHKVWTIHSVAYDNTVQAGRSSLIRYEFRIPPEAKGAVTITAKVNYRHLRQSYLNNVFGKDHVAYPIVELASRSRTLNIGDNPVSAPDPHDNADWMRWNNLGIAYLDQLQYSDAIQAFSQVIKLRPDYADGYTNIGLTNIEWEKYASARGGLERALELSPNNARALYYLALVERRAGHPDAEVEDLKKVLAQYPQSRDARRELGISYYQQRRPQEAMEQFEALQAIDPDDLTAHYNLALLYRRAGMKDKAKEQSAKFVTKKIDPGAPTYSLDFLRKHPEISIESVPWHVHKDVSQPEVVSAGGEH, from the coding sequence ATGCTGTTTTTCAAGTGGGCCAAAACGCGGGTGAAGGGTGTGGTTGTCAATCGTCGGCGACTGGCTGTCGCGACGGGAGCGTACGTCAGTCTGGTCGGGGTACTCGCCCTTGGGAGCGTCTTTGCTTTTCTTCCTCGAATTCAGGCTCACTCAGATTTGAGCCAGACACAGCAAAAGATTGCAGACGAAGCTGCAGTCCGCAAAGATTATGCAGATAGGGTTGGCAGAACCTACAACTTTGCCTTTGGAAAAGGAAACATCTCAACACCCGGAAATGCTGCGGTCGAGGGCGACAACTTTCTCGAGCCTGATGCGTTTCCGACGGCCGACTACTGCGGCCACTGCCACAAAGAGGCTTACCACCAGTGGCGACAGTCTTTGCATTCCAACTCATTTCGAACGCCGTTCTATCGCACGAGCGTCAATATCCTCATCAGGACTAAGGGGATAGAGTTTTCCCGCCACTGCGATAGCTGTCACAACCCGATCGCCGTCCTGGGCGGCGGGTTGACGCAGAACTCAATGGTTGACCGAAAATTTGATCAGGACGGGTTGACCTGCACCACGTGCCATTCCGTTCAGAAGCTGCAATCGACGCTCGGCAACGGTGGCTATGTGATGGGCGTACCGGCAGTTCTGGTTGATGAAAAGGGGGTTCGTATTCCAGGCTTGGTGCCGGACTCGGAGATATTGGCGCACCTTGATAGGCATTCGAAGGCGGTGATGCAGACCTTCTACCGTACGCCTGAGTTTTGCTCCGCCTGCCACAAAGCCAACTTGCCAAACCCACTGAATGATTACAAATTCATTCGCGCGTTTACCGCATACGATGAGTGGCAGAACTCAAAGTTTTCGCAGCGAAATCCTCTCACGTTCTATCAAGCTGATTTCACCACCTGCCAGGGCTGTCACATGAAGCGCGCGTCGAATGCGCTGCCCGAGCCGGGAGCGAAGAACGGTACATTCGCATCGCATCGCTGGACAGCGGGCAATACCGCCGTTCCTTTCTACTACGGGTTTGATGAGCAACTGGAGAAGACAGTCGAATTTCTGAAGACAGGCAACTATCTAAACGTCGATCTATTTGCAATTCGTAAGGCGAGTGATGACAAGCTGATCGCACCGTTGGGTTCGACTGCGTTCACTCTTGCTTCGGGTGATGTAGTACAGGTGATGACTGTTATTCAAAACAAAAACATCGGCCATTCCCTGATTCCCGAAGTGCGCGATCTGTATGAGGCTTGGGTAGAGTTTGTCGTCACGGACTCGAACGGCAAGGAGATCTATCACAGCGGTTTCATCAAGCCGGATGGAATGCTGGACGAGCGGGCACACAGTTTTACGAACCGTCCAGTCAACACAGACGGGGTGTTCGTCGACAATCACAAAGTATGGACGATCCATTCTGTCGCTTATGACAACACAGTTCAGGCAGGCAGGTCGTCTCTCATTCGCTACGAGTTTCGCATTCCTCCCGAGGCGAAGGGGGCGGTAACTATAACCGCCAAAGTGAACTATCGACATCTCCGGCAGAGCTATCTCAATAACGTTTTTGGCAAGGATCACGTTGCATATCCAATCGTCGAGCTCGCCTCGCGCAGCCGAACGCTCAACATCGGAGACAATCCTGTTAGCGCGCCTGATCCTCACGATAACGCTGACTGGATGCGCTGGAATAACCTTGGCATCGCCTATCTCGATCAACTGCAGTACAGCGACGCGATCCAGGCTTTTTCCCAGGTAATCAAGCTCCGTCCTGACTATGCGGATGGCTACACCAATATCGGCCTAACGAATATCGAATGGGAAAAATATGCTTCAGCTCGCGGGGGTCTTGAAAGAGCGCTAGAGCTAAGTCCCAACAATGCGCGTGCTCTTTACTATCTTGCATTGGTAGAACGACGAGCAGGGCATCCCGATGCTGAAGTAGAAGATCTGAAAAAAGTTCTGGCGCAGTACCCGCAATCGCGAGATGCTCGTCGCGAGCTCGGGATCTCTTACTATCAACAACGCAGGCCTCAGGAAGCGATGGAACAGTTTGAGGCGTTGCAAGCGATCGACCCTGATGACCTGACGGCCCATTACAACCTCGCACTCCTTTACCGTCGTGCTGGAATGAAGGATAAAGCCAAAGAACAATCCGCGAAGTTTGTCACGAAGAAGATAGATCCTGGCGCTCCGACTTATTCCCTGGATTTTCTCCGCAAGCATCCTGAGATCTCGATCGAAAGCGTGCCGTGGCATGTGCATAAGGATGTATCGCAACCGGAAGTAGTGAGTGCGGGGGGAGAGCACTAA
- the hppD gene encoding 4-hydroxyphenylpyruvate dioxygenase, with protein sequence MATHAPTHPQQESATTDFLPLKGTDHVEFYVGNARQAAYFYRAAFGMSLVAYSGPETGQRDRASYVLQQGKVRFVLTTTLRTDSDISRHVDKHGDGVHSIALWVDNARQSWLETTSRGARSIQAPTDAKDAGGSVTTASIAAYGDTIHTFVERTHYSGPFLPGYQAVSNDNIARPVGLLHIDHIVGNVGWNSMNQWVDFYRDVMGFGLYQHFDDNDISTEYSALMSKVMANGNGYVKFPINEPAEGRRKSQIEEYLDFYQGPGVQHMALATNDILATVAAMKQQGVDFLTVPHSYYTELQTRIGKIDEPIEELEKLGVLVDRDNEGYMLQIFTKPVEDRPTVFYEIIQRKGSRSFGKGNFKALFEAIEREQELRGNL encoded by the coding sequence ATGGCAACACACGCCCCGACCCATCCCCAACAAGAATCAGCCACCACCGACTTTCTCCCCCTCAAGGGAACCGACCACGTCGAGTTTTACGTCGGCAACGCTCGTCAGGCCGCTTATTTTTACCGCGCCGCCTTCGGCATGTCGCTCGTCGCCTACTCCGGCCCCGAGACCGGTCAGCGTGACCGCGCCAGCTACGTCCTCCAGCAAGGCAAGGTGCGTTTTGTCCTCACGACTACCCTTCGCACAGACTCCGATATCTCCCGCCACGTCGACAAGCACGGCGACGGCGTCCACTCGATCGCCCTCTGGGTCGATAACGCCCGCCAGTCCTGGCTCGAAACCACCAGTCGCGGAGCGCGCAGCATCCAGGCACCCACCGACGCGAAGGACGCCGGCGGCAGCGTCACCACCGCCAGCATCGCCGCCTACGGCGACACCATTCACACCTTCGTCGAGCGCACCCACTATAGCGGTCCCTTCCTCCCCGGGTATCAGGCCGTCTCCAATGACAACATCGCCCGCCCCGTTGGCCTCCTTCACATCGACCACATCGTCGGCAACGTCGGCTGGAACTCCATGAATCAATGGGTCGACTTCTACCGCGACGTCATGGGTTTTGGTCTCTACCAGCACTTCGACGACAACGACATCTCCACCGAGTACTCCGCCCTCATGTCTAAGGTGATGGCCAACGGCAACGGCTACGTCAAATTCCCCATCAACGAACCCGCCGAAGGCCGCCGAAAGTCCCAGATCGAGGAGTACCTCGACTTCTACCAGGGCCCGGGCGTCCAGCACATGGCTCTCGCCACCAACGACATCCTTGCCACAGTCGCCGCCATGAAGCAGCAGGGCGTCGACTTCCTCACCGTCCCCCACTCCTACTACACGGAGCTGCAGACGCGCATCGGTAAGATCGACGAGCCCATCGAAGAGCTCGAAAAACTGGGCGTCCTCGTCGACCGCGACAACGAAGGCTATATGCTCCAGATCTTCACCAAGCCTGTCGAAGACCGCCCCACCGTCTTCTACGAGATTATCCAGCGCAAGGGAAGCCGCAGCTTCGGCAAAGGAAACTTCAAGGCTCTCTTCGAAGCTATCGAGAGAGAGCAGGAGTTGCGCGGAAATCTGTAG
- a CDS encoding CRTAC1 family protein has translation MKHLQKTILTIALTGELFAGALGAAQETGKAGAGSTQDQPVPTVPHGGSATAGVFAAVKDSELRPITAGGFVNDGPVIFKDVAKQAGLTGWHHVMGTPEKRYILEAPGSGVALLDYDNDGWLDIYLVNGSTYDALKGTADPPHAALFHNNHDGTFTDVAAKAGVANDRWGYGVAVGDYDNDGWPDIYVSNFGKNRLYHNNHDGTFTDVAEKAGVTLGNWSTGATFGDYDGDGRLDLFVPGYVHYDVNHPPDPGSETVGLSYCQFRGVNTLCGPRGLQGEADHLFHNNGDGTFTDVSEKAGVSDKARYYGFTAVFVDINNDGKVDLVVTNDSSPNYLYMNNGDGTFEDASYYSGFALNQQGRDQAGMGLAVGDYLNNGLVDLYTGTFSDDYKPLFRNGGDQGFTEISPEMGIAEITYPFLTWATEFIDYDNDGWKDIFLVNGHVYPQVDKYDWGTSYAQRPLLFHNVDKGKKFEVMPAVIGSGLAEVIPGRGAAFGDLFNDGKTDVVINSMDHVPSLMRDVSPDHHHWVGLKLIGGPKSPRDAVGATVYLVANGVRQRADVLSGGSYESSNDQRPHFGIGDATTVDSVEIRWPSGTVEQLTLPSVDRFFTVQEGKGIVPGLLDPPVTVKKTAEISRQKTH, from the coding sequence ATGAAACACCTTCAAAAAACGATCCTAACGATCGCTTTGACAGGCGAGCTCTTCGCGGGCGCACTCGGGGCGGCACAGGAAACAGGTAAGGCTGGCGCGGGTTCGACTCAAGACCAGCCCGTCCCGACTGTCCCACATGGCGGGTCTGCGACAGCAGGTGTGTTTGCTGCGGTAAAGGATTCAGAGTTGCGTCCAATTACGGCTGGAGGGTTTGTTAACGACGGACCAGTGATCTTCAAAGATGTCGCCAAACAAGCCGGCCTGACAGGGTGGCATCACGTGATGGGCACGCCGGAAAAGAGGTACATTTTGGAAGCGCCTGGATCGGGGGTAGCCTTACTGGACTATGACAATGACGGCTGGCTTGATATCTACCTGGTAAACGGCTCCACCTACGACGCTTTGAAGGGTACTGCTGATCCACCTCATGCAGCACTGTTTCACAATAACCACGACGGAACGTTTACCGATGTTGCTGCCAAGGCCGGAGTTGCCAACGATCGTTGGGGTTACGGCGTCGCAGTTGGAGATTACGACAACGACGGCTGGCCGGATATCTATGTCTCCAACTTCGGCAAGAACCGGCTCTATCACAATAACCACGATGGAACCTTTACTGACGTGGCAGAGAAGGCGGGCGTAACGTTGGGGAACTGGTCTACCGGTGCCACGTTTGGAGACTACGACGGAGATGGCCGACTCGACCTCTTCGTTCCCGGGTATGTTCACTATGACGTGAACCATCCGCCTGATCCCGGCTCCGAAACAGTCGGGCTAAGTTACTGCCAGTTTCGGGGTGTAAACACCCTGTGCGGTCCGCGTGGACTTCAGGGAGAGGCCGATCATCTCTTTCACAACAACGGGGATGGGACCTTTACTGACGTCAGCGAAAAGGCGGGCGTCTCAGATAAGGCGCGCTACTACGGATTTACGGCAGTGTTCGTCGATATCAACAATGACGGCAAGGTTGATCTGGTCGTGACGAACGATTCGTCGCCGAACTATCTATATATGAACAACGGAGATGGGACCTTTGAAGACGCAAGCTACTACTCTGGTTTTGCATTGAACCAACAGGGACGCGACCAGGCCGGCATGGGCCTGGCTGTTGGTGACTACCTCAATAATGGCTTGGTCGACCTCTACACGGGTACATTCTCCGACGACTATAAGCCGCTCTTCAGAAACGGAGGTGACCAGGGGTTCACCGAGATTAGTCCGGAGATGGGGATCGCAGAGATCACTTATCCTTTTCTCACCTGGGCGACCGAGTTTATTGATTACGACAACGACGGCTGGAAAGATATTTTTCTAGTCAATGGACACGTATATCCTCAGGTGGACAAGTACGACTGGGGAACCTCTTACGCACAGCGTCCGCTGCTATTCCATAACGTAGACAAGGGAAAGAAGTTCGAGGTAATGCCGGCGGTGATCGGAAGTGGGTTGGCGGAGGTGATTCCAGGCAGGGGAGCCGCATTCGGCGACCTTTTCAACGACGGTAAAACGGATGTCGTTATCAACTCAATGGATCATGTGCCGTCGTTGATGCGGGATGTAAGTCCAGATCACCATCACTGGGTTGGATTGAAGTTGATCGGAGGCCCAAAAAGTCCGCGAGATGCTGTGGGGGCTACGGTGTATCTGGTGGCGAACGGAGTGCGTCAGCGAGCAGATGTACTGAGCGGTGGCAGCTATGAATCTTCCAACGATCAGCGGCCACACTTTGGGATAGGTGACGCAACTACCGTGGATTCTGTGGAGATTCGCTGGCCGAGTGGAACTGTGGAACAGCTAACGCTCCCGAGTGTCGATCGTTTTTTCACCGTTCAGGAGGGGAAAGGCATTGTGCCGGGCCTTCTCGATCCGCCGGTAACGGTAAAGAAGACCGCAGAAATCAGCAGACAGAAGACTCACTAG
- a CDS encoding family 43 glycosylhydrolase, translating to MSRLAACCCLAWLLLLRPGNVSGAITPGAVWLDNRGQQIQAHGGGILKVDDTFFWFGEDRSQGLDPNKRYVSCYASKDLEHWTFRNQVLKLSDPENFGLGWLIERPKVFYNAATKKYILYAHVDDGTYKLARVGIAISDTVDGNYRYLKSFRPLGLESRDIGQFIDDDGTAYLIFESRPTKGFVIARLSPDYLNVEKQMSLVPAPLEGGAVVHYKGLYYVIGSHLTGWNPNPNVYATATSLEGPWTEFKDIAPPALKTYNSQSSTLLRIIGTKTTSVIFMADQWKPKELWDSRYLWMPLQIDGGQLLLPEPRPWTIDINTGEAKY from the coding sequence TTGTCGCGTCTCGCTGCCTGTTGCTGTCTCGCCTGGCTGCTCCTTCTGCGCCCAGGCAACGTCTCCGGGGCCATAACACCCGGAGCCGTCTGGCTCGATAATCGCGGCCAGCAGATTCAAGCTCACGGCGGCGGCATCCTGAAGGTCGACGACACCTTCTTCTGGTTTGGGGAGGATCGCTCCCAGGGTCTCGATCCGAATAAGCGCTACGTCAGCTGTTACGCGTCGAAAGATCTCGAGCACTGGACCTTCCGCAATCAGGTCCTCAAGCTCTCCGACCCCGAGAACTTTGGCCTAGGCTGGCTCATTGAACGTCCTAAGGTCTTCTACAACGCAGCGACAAAGAAGTACATCCTCTACGCCCACGTCGACGACGGCACTTACAAACTCGCCCGCGTCGGAATTGCTATCAGCGACACAGTCGACGGAAACTATCGCTACCTCAAAAGCTTTCGCCCTCTCGGATTGGAGAGCCGCGACATAGGCCAGTTCATCGACGACGACGGCACAGCTTACCTCATCTTCGAAAGCCGCCCCACCAAAGGATTTGTCATCGCCCGCCTCTCTCCCGACTACCTCAACGTCGAGAAGCAGATGAGTCTCGTCCCCGCTCCGCTCGAAGGGGGCGCCGTGGTCCACTATAAGGGCCTGTACTACGTCATCGGTTCCCATCTCACAGGATGGAATCCGAACCCCAACGTGTACGCCACCGCCACCAGTCTCGAAGGTCCATGGACAGAGTTCAAAGACATCGCTCCTCCAGCGCTCAAAACCTATAACTCGCAATCCTCCACGCTGCTCAGGATCATAGGCACAAAGACAACCTCGGTGATCTTCATGGCCGATCAGTGGAAGCCAAAAGAGTTATGGGACTCGCGCTACCTATGGATGCCTCTGCAAATTGATGGAGGTCAGCTTCTACTTCCCGAGCCCAGGCCGTGGACGATCGATATCAATACCGGGGAGGCAAAGTATTAG
- a CDS encoding tetratricopeptide repeat protein: MNSLATQQPEPAGVERMRGMIRYQRNSFADANLAFEKAIVQDGNDLLAIQMRGVTLYRMGQPAVAIPLLERANSPIASVNADGTYVLAVCYLEVHRYDDARRIFAQQYKIPADSAAAYLFLARMLFRRNYPAESEQMARKALQIEPRLPLAHLLLGQLALSRSNAAGAVVEFEAERAINPMDGEVYERLGDSYLRALRYEDAQQALNCALLLEPNSTGPYILLGQVLLKRDDALTALNYLLRAEHMDSSNHLIHLLLGQAFRALGRKEDATREYKSAETIQNAVESQR; encoded by the coding sequence TTGAACTCCTTGGCAACGCAACAGCCGGAGCCGGCGGGGGTAGAGCGTATGCGTGGAATGATTCGATACCAACGCAATAGCTTTGCAGACGCGAATTTAGCCTTCGAAAAAGCCATAGTTCAGGATGGCAACGATCTGCTGGCGATACAGATGCGCGGTGTGACGCTGTATCGCATGGGGCAACCGGCCGTAGCGATTCCTCTGCTTGAACGTGCGAACAGTCCAATTGCCAGCGTCAACGCCGATGGAACCTATGTTCTGGCGGTCTGTTATCTCGAAGTGCATAGATACGATGATGCGCGTCGCATCTTTGCCCAACAGTACAAAATCCCAGCCGACTCCGCAGCGGCGTATTTATTCTTGGCGCGTATGCTGTTCCGTCGCAACTACCCCGCCGAGTCCGAGCAGATGGCACGCAAAGCCCTCCAAATCGAACCAAGACTGCCTTTAGCTCATCTGTTGTTGGGACAGCTCGCCCTGTCGCGTTCAAACGCCGCTGGAGCTGTCGTCGAATTTGAAGCCGAACGGGCAATCAATCCAATGGATGGAGAGGTGTATGAGCGTCTGGGCGACTCATACCTGAGAGCTCTGCGATACGAAGATGCGCAACAGGCGTTGAACTGTGCGCTTCTACTAGAGCCGAATTCGACAGGGCCATATATTTTGCTGGGGCAGGTTCTGTTGAAACGAGATGATGCCTTGACGGCGCTAAACTATCTGTTGCGTGCGGAACACATGGATTCCAGCAATCACCTTATCCACTTGCTTCTGGGGCAGGCCTTCCGCGCTTTGGGGCGCAAGGAAGATGCGACGCGCGAGTACAAGAGCGCAGAGACTATCCAGAATGCTGTCGAAAGCCAAAGATAG